The Obesumbacterium proteus DNA window AATAACCCAAACTGGCCAGACTGCAATTTTCGCGGCAACCAAAATCGTACCACTCAGTAATAGTGTAGCGCCAATCCCAAACAAATATCGTGAACGGCCATGGCGATTGCGTTGTTTATCGAGCTGTGTGAATAGGCGATCGACGCTCTGCTGCAAGGCTTTATGCTGTTGCAGACTGTCATAAAAGAGCTCTGGCAGTTCCGGCAGCTTTTCAGCCCAGAACGGGGCTTTCTCTTTCAAAGAACGAATAATCGCAGGTATACCCACCTGATCGCGCAGCCATGTTTCCAAGAAAGGCTTAGCCGTCGTCCACAGATCTAGCTGCGGATAAAGCTGACGCCCCAATCCTTCCACATACAGCAGCGTTTTTTGCAAGAGAACCAGCTGTGGCTGCACTTCCATGTTGAAGCGTCGCGCAGTATTGAACAGATTTAACAGCACATGACCAAACGAGATTTCGGCCAGTGGCTTTTCGAAAATAGGCTCACACACCGTGCGAATAGCAAACTCAAAATCTTCAATGTTGGTATCACGCGGAACCCAGCCAGAATCAACGTGTAGTTCTGCTACCTTACGATAATCACGATTGAAGAACGCAATAAAGTTCTCTGCCAGATAGCGTTTATCGTCTTTGTTTAAGCTGCCCACGATGCCACAGTCGATACCGATATACTGCGGATTTTCTGGGTGTTCGTAGCTGACAAAAATGTTGCCGGGGTGCATGTCCGCATGGAAGAAACTATCGCGGAATACCTGAGTAAAGAAGACCTGCACGCCGCGCTCTGCCAACAGTTTCATATTGATATTTTGCGCATGTAAAGCAGGCAAGTCAGACACCGGAATACCGTAGATTCGTTCCATTACCAACACGCTTTCACGGCAGTAATCAGAGTAAATCTCGGGAACATACAGCATTGGGCTGTCTTCGAAATTACGACGAAGCTGAATGGCGTTCGCAGCTTCTCGCAGCAAATTGAGCTCATCCAATAGCGTTTTTTCGTATTCACGCACCACTTCACGCGGGCGTAAGCGACGTCCATCAGGCATCAACTTCGGCACCCAACCCGCAAAACGGTACATCAGGCGCACGTCAGCTTTGATAATGGGCAGAATATCGGGGCGAATCACTTTCAGAACGATCTCTCGGCCGTTCTCTTTTAATTTAGCCGTATGAACCTGAGCGATAGAAGCCGAAGCCAGTGCATTTTGGTCGAAATCATCAAACCATTGCTCAAGTGGGCCGCCCATTGAATCTTCAATTTGCTTACGAGCCAGAGCACCATCAAAAGGCGCTACGCGATCCTGAAGCAGAGCCAGCTGATCGGCGATCATCGGCGGGAACAGATCGCGTCGGGTTGACATCATCTGGCCAAACTTAATCCAAACCGGCCCTAACTCCTGTAATGCTAAACGCAGGCGTTCACCGAGAGGTTTGTCTTTGTGCTTGTTACGCATCCAGAACAACAAATGCCTGCCCATGCGCAGCGGCAAGGTAATGCGCATTTTCGGGATCAGTTCATCAAGACCGTATGTGAGAAACACACGAACAATCAAATAAAAGCGGCACAGTTCCGTTGGCGTCATACCTTGTCCTCAAGCTGAGAAAGTCGCTTATCCAGACTTTCCATCTGACGATTGACGGCATCAACCTCTTCGTTAAACCACGCCGCTTCCAATGCGCCCGGAGCCACACGCCACTCTTCGGTCATCGCTTGGCCAATATACTGCTGCTGGCGTTTACAGCCCGTGGCAATAAACCCAGCGCTTTTACGCAAAAATTGGCTCATCCCCTCAGCAACAATATCGCCCGTATACGGCGCTAGCAGCTCAGCAGGATCCCATTCAGCTAAATCCAACAGACCAATGAACTGTTGCACAACCTGAATATCGCCTTCTACATTTAAATCACCGGAACGAATAAGCGCAGTCAGTTGCTGACGATCGCGCAGTTCAGGCAACACGGATAGCCTCGTCGTGACGCTACAATCCGTGTTGTCTTCCCATGCGCCTAAAACATCCAAGCGACTCTCACTAAAAACCAAATAGAGCGGTGAGTTTATTTCCTTAACGAAAACACCCAGCACTTTACCTGTCAGGCGCTGACGAGCGCTGTTTAGCGCCCGATCGCGGTACAAGATTCGGTTGAGCGCCGTTTCAATCGCACCAGTCAATAATGGGTTTAGCAATGGGGTCAGCATAGCGATCCTTCAGTTAAAACTTGTAACCACGATGTAGAGCAACAATCCCACCGGTTAAGTTGAAATACGTGGTGTTTTCAAAACCTGCGTCATCCATCATGGATTTCAGCGTTTCTTGATCGGGGTGCATACGGATAGATTCTGCCAAATAACGATAGCTTTCAGAATCATGCGCAACCAGCTCGCCAATTTTTGGCAAGATGTGGAATGAATAAGCATCATAAGCTTTATTCAGCGGCTCAAGTAACGGCTTAGAGAATTCCAGCACCAGCAAGCGTCCACCCGGCTTCAACACACGATACATAGAACGCAGCGCTTTATCTTTATCGGTTACGTTACGCAGGCCAAAGGCAATGGTAATGCAGTCAAAATGGTTATCAGGGAACGGCAGCGCTTCAGCGTTCGCTTGAACGTAGTTGATATTGCCAATTACGCCCAGATTGCGCAGTTTTTCGCGACCAATCTTCAACATGGAATCGTTGATATCCGCTAGAACAACTTCGCCCTGCTCGCCCACAATGCGTGAAAATTTCGCAGCCAAATCGCCCGTACCACCGGCAAGATCAAGCACCTTTTGCCCACGACGAACGCCGCTGCAATCAATGGTAAAACGCTTCCAAACCCGATGGATGCCAAATGACATGAGATCATTCATCAAGTCGTACTTTGCCGCAACGGAGTGGAATACCTGAGCAACTTTGCTCGCTTTTTCAGTGGTGGCGACGGTTTTGAAACCGAAATGAGTGGTTTCCGGCGTTTGATCTACCATTTTTTCTTAGCCTGCTTTTAATCTGATTGATTGTGAATCTACGCGATTAAGCACTGCTCGGTGGTGCGAACAGTGCTCGGCCTAGTCGAAGCAAGGAGCAGTGTTAATCATCGAGTCCGTTTGCGACTCTTATGGCAGGTTGCTGGGCAGCGTAATCCGCAGGTTCAGCAAACTCCTCATCTTCGGGTTCATTTTCCAGTCGGGCTTCTTCAGCAAGTGAAGGGCTAATTGGCCGTTTCACTTCCACTCCCAGAGTACGGAAACTCTCGACTTGTCCTATCAGATTACCACGGCCTTGCGCCAGTTTGTTCATTGCCTGACGATAACTTGCCTGTGATTTATCCAGACTCTGTCCCAGAGATTCCATATCATCGACGAATAAGCGCATTTTATCGTATAGCTTCGATGCACGATCGGCGATCTTCTGCGCATTTTGGCTTTGATGTTCATAGCGCCATAAATTGCTGATAGTGCGCAATGCAACTAATAAGGTCGTCGGACTAACCAGCATGATGTTATGCCTTAATGCTTCGCTAATCAGCTCAGGTTCGCGATCAATCGCTGCCAAAAATGCAGGCTCAACGGGGATAAACATCAAAACATAATCCAGCGAGCGCAATCCGGGCAGCTGCTGATAATCTTTACGACCTAGCTGGCGAATATGTCCTTTAACCGAAGCGACATGTTCTTGCAGCGCTAACTCCCGCACCGCATCATCTTCAGCATTAAAGTAGCGTTCATAAGCCACCAGCGACATCTTGGCATCAACCACCACGTCTTTACCCTGTGGAAGACGCACAATCACATCTGGCTGCATGCGGTTATTTGCACCAACCTGCACACTCACCTGCGTTTGATATTCATATCCTTCACGCAGACCCGAGGCCTCTAAAACGCGGCTGAGTACCACCTCTCCCCAGTTACCCTGCGTTTTGTTATCTCCTTTCAAGGCCTTAGTCAGGTTGACGGCCTCACGCGCCATTTGCGCATTCAACTGCTGGAGATTACGAATTTCATGAGCTAGCGTATGTCGCTCTCGCGATTCTTGTCCAAAGCTCTCTTGCACCTGACGACGAAAGCCATCGAGCTGTTCGCGCAACGGGCTTAGCAAGCCATTCAGGCTTTGGCGATTCTGTTCTTCAACGCGCTTTCCACTCTGCTCAAAAATGCGGTTAGCGAGATTTTCGAACTGGGCACTCAGGCGCTGCTCGCTATTAATCAGCAAGCGCTGCTTTTCTTCAGCCCCCAGTCGAGTTTCTTCTAGGCGAATCGTCACCTCGCGCAGTTCGGCTTCCTGCGCGCTATTAACTTCACGCAGAGCGCGAAGTTCTTGATTCAGTTGTTCATATTCATCACGCCAGATCGACTGTTGGTTTAGCTTCTCCTGCGTCGCTGCATATTGGCTATATAACGTGCGTAGTTCTTGTTCTTTCTCTCGCACCTGTTGCTCTTGTTGCTGGCGTTGCTGAATCAGCGTCTGCTGTTCTTGCTGATACTGCGAAATTTCCTGCTGATGCAGGCGCAAGTCGCCTTCCAGCGTCAATCGATGCTGTTGCATACGCAAACTTGCCAGTAACCAACCCAGTAGCAGACCAACAACGCCGCCCGCTAAACCATAAAATATGCTGGAATCCACCCTGCCTCCGCCTTGATGACTTTTTCTGAACGTCACGGTAATAATATACTGTATGGATGTCCAGAGCGAGTAAGCAAAGTCTGCGAGACAGCGCGCAAAGTGCTATGAAACGTAGCGAAACTCAGTCAAGCCAGCCGTTTAACCATTGAATGCCAAAAGCGCCGGGAGCCAGCATGGCAAATCCCCACAGGATGGCCGAGAGTAAATTTGCCAGTTGGAAATACCGCTTCGGCATCCCACAAATCCCCGCCACCAGCGGAACAACAGCACGCAGTGGGCCAAAAAATCGGCCAATAAATACGCCCCATGTTCCCCAGCGTTCAAAGAATGCATGCCCGCGTACCATCAAATGCGGATGACGAGAAAGCGGCCACATGTGCTCAACCTGATGCTGATAGCGATCGCCAAACCAGTATGAGACCCAATCGCCCATAAAAGCGCCGACGCTCGCGGCAATCCACAGCGGCCAGAATGCGATCCCGCTTTCTCCGACGAGCGCACCTAGCCCAAGCAAAATCACCGTTGCAGGTAATAACAGTGACAAAAATGCCAGCGACTCGCCGAAAGCTAAAAAGAAAACAATCGGAATAGCCCAATGTTCATGGTTACGCACAAATTCAACCACGACCTGAATAATGCTATCTAACGTCACGGCGTCGTTCTCTTGAATAGGGTTGTCTTGGCAGGATACGGCATCAAAGCGGCGTTGTGGATTAACCAAAAATAAACGGCCGATAAATCGGCCGTTTAGATAGTAGTCAAACTTAATGATTTATGCTGTTGCGGTCGTCTGTTCAGCACGCAGCTCTTTGCCACGTACAGACCACAGTTCACGCCATTTACGCAGAGCAGAGATCAGGATAATCACACCCAACACCATCATGATGATTGAGATGGTGCCGTTGAAGATGTTGTAACCTTTCGCCGCAGAGTTGAAATAGACGTTTTTAATCATCCAGTAACCGGCATAGTTTACGGTTACGAACAGGTACGCTAACGGGATAACGCAGGTCAGCATATACACGCGTTTGGTCGCCAAGCGCAGGATAATCGTTGCACCGATAATCAGACCCACAGAAGCCATCAACTGGTTGGATACACCAAACAACGCCCACACCGAGTTAATATCACCGGAGTTCAGCAGGTAGCCCCACAACGCACAGGCGATGATAGAGCAGAAGATTGAGCCTGGCAGCCAGTCAGTACGTTTCAGCGGAGCCCACGGGTCACCCAAGAAATCTTGCAGCAGGTAACGTGCTACGCGAGTACCGGAGTCAACCGCGGTCAGAATAAATACCGCTTCAAACATGATGACGAACTGGAAGAAGTAAGAAGCCAAATTGCTAAACCATGGCACACGGATAAAGATATCCGTCATACCCACCGCCAGCGTAACGGCACCGCCGGTACGGCCATAGAGATCCAAACCAATCTCTTCGCTCAGTTTAGGCAAGTGAACCACTTCCATGCCTAACCCAGCCCACGCTTCTGCGCTGGAGTTAATCGCAAAGTAGTCAGCAGGATGCAGAGAAGTTGCTGCAATCAGCGCCATCACGCCAACCACACACTCTGCCAGCATCGCACCAAAACCAACCGGCAGGATATCGCTCCATTTGTCGATCTGTTTTGGCGTAGTACCAGAACCGATAAACGCATGGAAACCAGAGATTGCGCCACAGGCGATGGTGATAGAGATGAACGGC harbors:
- the ubiB gene encoding ubiquinone biosynthesis regulatory protein kinase UbiB — protein: MTPTELCRFYLIVRVFLTYGLDELIPKMRITLPLRMGRHLLFWMRNKHKDKPLGERLRLALQELGPVWIKFGQMMSTRRDLFPPMIADQLALLQDRVAPFDGALARKQIEDSMGGPLEQWFDDFDQNALASASIAQVHTAKLKENGREIVLKVIRPDILPIIKADVRLMYRFAGWVPKLMPDGRRLRPREVVREYEKTLLDELNLLREAANAIQLRRNFEDSPMLYVPEIYSDYCRESVLVMERIYGIPVSDLPALHAQNINMKLLAERGVQVFFTQVFRDSFFHADMHPGNIFVSYEHPENPQYIGIDCGIVGSLNKDDKRYLAENFIAFFNRDYRKVAELHVDSGWVPRDTNIEDFEFAIRTVCEPIFEKPLAEISFGHVLLNLFNTARRFNMEVQPQLVLLQKTLLYVEGLGRQLYPQLDLWTTAKPFLETWLRDQVGIPAIIRSLKEKAPFWAEKLPELPELFYDSLQQHKALQQSVDRLFTQLDKQRNRHGRSRYLFGIGATLLLSGTILVAAKIAVWPVWVIAGGCVAWIAGWRYTRQ
- the ubiJ gene encoding ubiquinone biosynthesis protein UbiJ; the encoded protein is MLTPLLNPLLTGAIETALNRILYRDRALNSARQRLTGKVLGVFVKEINSPLYLVFSESRLDVLGAWEDNTDCSVTTRLSVLPELRDRQQLTALIRSGDLNVEGDIQVVQQFIGLLDLAEWDPAELLAPYTGDIVAEGMSQFLRKSAGFIATGCKRQQQYIGQAMTEEWRVAPGALEAAWFNEEVDAVNRQMESLDKRLSQLEDKV
- the ubiE gene encoding bifunctional demethylmenaquinone methyltransferase/2-methoxy-6-polyprenyl-1,4-benzoquinol methylase UbiE, encoding MVDQTPETTHFGFKTVATTEKASKVAQVFHSVAAKYDLMNDLMSFGIHRVWKRFTIDCSGVRRGQKVLDLAGGTGDLAAKFSRIVGEQGEVVLADINDSMLKIGREKLRNLGVIGNINYVQANAEALPFPDNHFDCITIAFGLRNVTDKDKALRSMYRVLKPGGRLLVLEFSKPLLEPLNKAYDAYSFHILPKIGELVAHDSESYRYLAESIRMHPDQETLKSMMDDAGFENTTYFNLTGGIVALHRGYKF
- the rmuC gene encoding DNA recombination protein RmuC; the protein is MDSSIFYGLAGGVVGLLLGWLLASLRMQQHRLTLEGDLRLHQQEISQYQQEQQTLIQQRQQQEQQVREKEQELRTLYSQYAATQEKLNQQSIWRDEYEQLNQELRALREVNSAQEAELREVTIRLEETRLGAEEKQRLLINSEQRLSAQFENLANRIFEQSGKRVEEQNRQSLNGLLSPLREQLDGFRRQVQESFGQESRERHTLAHEIRNLQQLNAQMAREAVNLTKALKGDNKTQGNWGEVVLSRVLEASGLREGYEYQTQVSVQVGANNRMQPDVIVRLPQGKDVVVDAKMSLVAYERYFNAEDDAVRELALQEHVASVKGHIRQLGRKDYQQLPGLRSLDYVLMFIPVEPAFLAAIDREPELISEALRHNIMLVSPTTLLVALRTISNLWRYEHQSQNAQKIADRASKLYDKMRLFVDDMESLGQSLDKSQASYRQAMNKLAQGRGNLIGQVESFRTLGVEVKRPISPSLAEEARLENEPEDEEFAEPADYAAQQPAIRVANGLDD
- a CDS encoding DedA family protein; the encoded protein is MTLDSIIQVVVEFVRNHEHWAIPIVFFLAFGESLAFLSLLLPATVILLGLGALVGESGIAFWPLWIAASVGAFMGDWVSYWFGDRYQHQVEHMWPLSRHPHLMVRGHAFFERWGTWGVFIGRFFGPLRAVVPLVAGICGMPKRYFQLANLLSAILWGFAMLAPGAFGIQWLNGWLD
- a CDS encoding carbon starvation protein A, which produces MQHAITFVIATLCILTICYRLYGIFFVKKVLRADDNEVTPSHTFEDGKDYVPTKKWVNFGSHFAAIAAAGPLVGPVLAAQFGYLPSFLWLLIGCVVGGAVHDTVVLFASMKHQGKSLSEVAKSELGPIAGWCTGLAMLFIITITMAGLSMVVVHALERNPWGTFAVFMTIPIAIGVGLWERVTGSMKGATYVGIAAIMACVFFGPHIQNTTFGEWLTFKATTVSLLLPAYAFFATALPVWMLLTPRGYLSSFMKIGVFGALVIGVIFINPEIQFPAVTQFIHGGGPVLAGPVWPFISITIACGAISGFHAFIGSGTTPKQIDKWSDILPVGFGAMLAECVVGVMALIAATSLHPADYFAINSSAEAWAGLGMEVVHLPKLSEEIGLDLYGRTGGAVTLAVGMTDIFIRVPWFSNLASYFFQFVIMFEAVFILTAVDSGTRVARYLLQDFLGDPWAPLKRTDWLPGSIFCSIIACALWGYLLNSGDINSVWALFGVSNQLMASVGLIIGATIILRLATKRVYMLTCVIPLAYLFVTVNYAGYWMIKNVYFNSAAKGYNIFNGTISIIMMVLGVIILISALRKWRELWSVRGKELRAEQTTATA